A portion of the Natronogracilivirga saccharolytica genome contains these proteins:
- a CDS encoding FmdB family zinc ribbon protein codes for MPTYQYKREDGTTFEIIQKISDEALKTCPQTGQKVRRVITGGGGVVYKGSGWYVTDYKNKSNGNGSAAQKASGGDSSAKTSGNAAGAAGANGSSTASSDKAASENGSK; via the coding sequence ATGCCTACGTATCAGTACAAAAGAGAAGACGGGACTACATTTGAAATCATCCAGAAGATTTCGGATGAAGCACTGAAAACATGCCCGCAGACCGGACAAAAAGTGCGCCGGGTCATAACCGGTGGCGGCGGTGTCGTGTACAAGGGAAGCGGCTGGTATGTTACGGACTACAAGAATAAATCCAACGGCAACGGGTCAGCCGCACAAAAAGCATCCGGCGGTGATTCCAGTGCCAAAACATCCGGCAACGCTGCAGGTGCCGCAGGTGCGAATGGGAGTTCAACAGCATCATCTGATAAAGCTGCTTCTGAAAACGGATCCAAATAA
- the rsmD gene encoding 16S rRNA (guanine(966)-N(2))-methyltransferase RsmD codes for MRIITGTLKGRKLSVPRNVRMRPTSDRTKESIFAIIDVRKHISDSRVLDLFAGSGSLGFEALSRGASGVTFIESSRNAVDHIRKTAETFGVDDKTQAVCTSVEHFLNGPSQPFDLVFADPPYEFETLPGLPDIILDGGWLTHDGWFILEHDKRHSFADHPNCAFSKPYGRTIVTIFTQQIPEDET; via the coding sequence ATGCGAATTATTACCGGCACCCTTAAGGGAAGAAAATTATCCGTCCCCCGGAATGTCCGGATGCGTCCGACATCCGACCGGACAAAAGAGAGCATTTTTGCCATCATTGATGTCCGAAAGCACATCTCGGATTCCCGGGTTCTCGATCTTTTTGCAGGGTCCGGCAGTCTCGGATTTGAAGCATTGTCCCGCGGGGCCTCCGGAGTGACTTTCATAGAGTCATCCCGAAACGCCGTTGACCACATACGGAAAACTGCTGAAACTTTTGGGGTTGATGACAAGACACAGGCTGTCTGCACTTCCGTAGAGCACTTTCTGAACGGCCCCTCACAGCCTTTTGATCTGGTTTTTGCAGATCCGCCATACGAATTTGAAACCCTGCCCGGCCTCCCGGATATCATTCTTGATGGCGGGTGGCTGACCCATGACGGATGGTTCATCCTTGAACACGACAAGCGCCACTCATTTGCAGATCATCCTAATTGTGCTTTCTCAAAACCGTACGGAAGAACAATTGTAACAATTTTCACACAACAGATACCGGAGGACGAAACCTGA
- the ribD gene encoding bifunctional diaminohydroxyphosphoribosylaminopyrimidine deaminase/5-amino-6-(5-phosphoribosylamino)uracil reductase RibD — protein sequence MSFSNDDSKRMRRALRLAEKGKGYVAPNPLVGCVICSKDGRVIGEGFHERYGKAHAEINALEKVRDPSDLLDATVYVTLEPCSHHGKTPPCAETLGKYPLKRVVVAMKDPNPQVNGNGMAHLKSKGIRVETGLLEDEARRLNEVFIFNTRFGKPYVILKVAQTLDGYVAAPDGGSKWISGDKARKMVHKWRSEYDAVMVGRNTALLDNPKLTVRHVSGRQPKRIVIDGPGTLPDDLHLFSDIHEDKTIRVTYNRSLADNQPDPALSMLQPDYFRGANIAVSEINGHCNLEQAINKIGDMGINSILVEAGSSLASALVRENLVDKLQLFIAPKMLGGGTRSFLGLGIERMSEVIGFREGRWEKFGDDMLYTGYF from the coding sequence ATGAGTTTTTCCAACGATGATAGTAAAAGAATGAGGAGAGCCTTGCGGCTCGCTGAGAAGGGAAAGGGGTACGTTGCACCCAATCCTCTGGTCGGATGTGTAATCTGCTCAAAAGATGGGCGTGTGATAGGTGAAGGGTTCCATGAGCGATACGGAAAAGCTCACGCTGAGATCAATGCTCTGGAAAAGGTCAGAGACCCCTCAGACCTTCTGGATGCAACGGTATATGTGACACTTGAGCCATGCTCTCATCACGGGAAAACACCACCCTGTGCCGAGACACTAGGGAAATATCCTTTGAAGCGGGTGGTTGTAGCCATGAAAGATCCGAACCCGCAGGTAAACGGCAACGGAATGGCCCATCTCAAATCCAAAGGCATCAGGGTGGAAACAGGATTGCTTGAGGATGAAGCCCGGCGGCTGAATGAGGTCTTTATCTTCAATACGAGGTTTGGCAAGCCGTATGTGATATTGAAAGTGGCCCAGACGCTGGACGGGTACGTTGCTGCTCCTGACGGTGGTTCAAAATGGATATCCGGCGACAAAGCCCGTAAAATGGTGCATAAGTGGCGCAGCGAGTACGATGCTGTGATGGTGGGCCGCAATACCGCGCTTCTCGACAACCCGAAGCTAACCGTGCGGCATGTCAGCGGCCGGCAGCCGAAACGTATCGTCATCGACGGCCCGGGAACTCTTCCCGATGACCTTCACCTGTTCAGTGACATCCATGAGGATAAAACCATACGAGTGACCTATAACCGGTCGCTCGCAGACAATCAGCCCGATCCGGCGCTCAGCATGTTGCAACCGGACTACTTCAGAGGTGCCAATATCGCTGTTTCCGAAATCAACGGGCACTGCAATCTGGAACAGGCCATCAATAAAATCGGAGACATGGGAATCAACTCGATTCTTGTTGAGGCGGGGAGCAGTCTTGCATCGGCTCTGGTCAGGGAAAATCTGGTGGACAAGCTCCAGCTTTTTATCGCTCCGAAGATGCTGGGGGGCGGAACACGCAGTTTTCTGGGACTGGGAATTGAACGAATGAGCGAGGTTATCGGGTTTCGTGAAGGCAGGTGGGAAAAGTTCGGAGATGACATGCTCTATACCGGCTACTTTTGA
- a CDS encoding putative LPS assembly protein LptD — MNRWAMTPHSWAPAALHLSFSQITAKVYFVLSARFCIIVFLFTVTGITLAAGISHALPALHDTTVTTPPDRTDEADRQIDPDSLQEQPGIIDDPPAAEDDQAGVDDRTISGTGETGQPAEGDDPVHFSSSDSLIFSNREERTATLFGNARVGNQMGELTAGEVILNLDRNLMSAQAGEAADTLSEPVLQRGEDRVRSQKIQYNYKTDKGKFDVARVSLDQGNVTGTQVKRTSPDVVFVDDGIYSTCDLDHPHFYIRADRMKVVGEDEIFFTRARLFILDIPYPLVFPFGFVPSRISRKQSGILEPEFTYQEQQQRGIGLRNLGWFQYFNDNLTGQVDMDIFTSGTYRISTRMNYRRTDQYNGSVQLEFSRDQGLEPTDLDFTRSDQRRLAIDHSQTINPFSSISARINLRTADFYNRNSYDIDDRAEVSTSSRVSYNYSHPEGSYSFNVSSNVNQNFATDATTLTGPDARFSMRRITPFQSSGPGRDESWYESLSIQYNARIQSRYNFRPQDTDIGFFEALLSPSKHEEATGDFRHINAGLRQEASASLQLFSNEFINMNTNVQAREYWYPDSYREEWDPEEARVVSSMERGFTAGRDFQTSVSANTAIYGISPTGIGRFRSFRHTIEPSLSFSYRPDFSDDFWGFYREVQINEEGDTRQYSKFEGGVVGGPGAGEQRSLGISISNRLEAKEVRRDTTGERSERNVRLIDRLNLSTSYNFAAENFNLADLSASMTSSFFPNLNLNANANFSFYDTDDDGNRIDQYLWEESGRFLRMTRFTFSASTSFSSSRGGRRDGQRTEWHHPEHYDPFDQARFHPIDRAIHEGRVQRIDVPWSFSVNFNYRWQELPGGDSRQNATLNVRNIQFRLTPEWQAGTNIGYDFVEKELTPSNFSITRNLHCWDLSFQWNPFGDTKYFMFRLTVRDSQIQGLLQKLPGLNNLERTSGPINRFPR; from the coding sequence ATGAATCGCTGGGCAATGACGCCGCACTCCTGGGCGCCGGCAGCCTTGCATTTGAGCTTCTCGCAAATCACCGCTAAGGTTTATTTTGTGCTCTCAGCACGTTTTTGCATCATAGTATTTCTGTTCACCGTCACTGGAATCACCCTGGCGGCCGGGATAAGCCATGCCCTTCCGGCACTGCACGATACCACCGTGACTACTCCTCCCGACCGGACTGATGAAGCTGACAGACAAATCGACCCCGATTCACTTCAGGAGCAGCCCGGGATTATTGATGATCCGCCCGCCGCAGAGGATGACCAGGCCGGTGTTGATGACAGGACTATCTCCGGCACCGGGGAAACCGGACAACCCGCTGAAGGTGATGATCCCGTCCACTTCTCCTCCAGCGATTCGCTTATCTTCAGCAACCGTGAAGAACGAACGGCTACGTTGTTCGGAAATGCCCGCGTCGGAAATCAGATGGGTGAACTGACGGCCGGCGAGGTGATACTCAACCTGGACAGGAACCTTATGAGTGCGCAGGCCGGCGAAGCTGCTGACACACTTTCGGAACCTGTACTGCAGCGTGGTGAAGACCGCGTCCGCAGCCAGAAAATCCAGTACAATTACAAAACAGACAAAGGCAAATTCGATGTTGCCAGAGTGTCACTCGATCAGGGAAATGTGACCGGCACCCAGGTAAAGCGCACGTCTCCGGATGTCGTCTTTGTAGATGACGGCATTTACTCTACCTGTGATCTCGACCATCCGCACTTTTATATCCGTGCAGACCGGATGAAGGTTGTTGGCGAAGATGAAATATTTTTTACCCGGGCACGGCTCTTTATTCTTGACATCCCCTATCCCCTGGTCTTTCCTTTCGGATTTGTTCCATCGCGGATCAGCCGTAAACAATCCGGTATTCTGGAACCGGAATTTACCTACCAGGAACAGCAGCAACGCGGAATTGGCCTGCGTAACCTGGGATGGTTTCAGTACTTCAACGACAATCTGACCGGTCAGGTCGACATGGATATCTTCACTTCCGGGACTTACCGTATCAGTACCAGAATGAACTACCGCAGAACCGACCAATACAACGGATCCGTTCAGCTTGAATTTTCCCGTGACCAGGGACTTGAGCCAACGGATCTGGATTTTACCAGAAGTGACCAGCGCAGGCTGGCTATTGACCACAGTCAGACCATAAACCCGTTTTCTTCAATATCAGCCCGGATCAATCTGCGTACTGCAGACTTTTACAACCGAAATTCCTATGATATTGACGACCGGGCGGAGGTCAGCACCAGTTCGCGGGTATCCTACAACTACAGTCATCCTGAAGGCTCTTACTCCTTTAATGTTTCATCAAACGTAAATCAGAATTTTGCGACTGATGCTACAACACTGACCGGACCTGATGCCCGTTTTTCCATGCGCAGAATTACGCCGTTTCAGTCATCCGGCCCCGGCCGCGACGAATCGTGGTACGAATCTTTAAGCATTCAATACAATGCACGGATTCAGTCCCGCTACAATTTCCGTCCCCAGGATACGGATATCGGATTCTTCGAGGCGCTGCTCAGTCCGTCAAAGCACGAAGAGGCTACCGGGGACTTCCGCCATATCAATGCCGGACTCCGTCAGGAGGCTTCTGCCAGTCTGCAGCTGTTCAGCAATGAATTCATCAATATGAATACCAATGTGCAGGCGCGGGAGTACTGGTATCCTGATTCCTATCGCGAGGAATGGGATCCGGAAGAGGCGCGCGTGGTCTCCAGCATGGAGCGCGGTTTTACTGCAGGACGTGATTTTCAGACCAGTGTTTCGGCCAACACAGCGATATACGGGATCAGTCCTACGGGCATCGGCCGGTTCCGCAGCTTTCGTCATACCATAGAACCCTCACTCAGCTTCAGCTACCGGCCCGATTTCAGTGATGACTTCTGGGGATTCTACCGGGAGGTTCAGATAAATGAAGAAGGAGATACACGACAATATTCAAAATTTGAGGGCGGCGTTGTTGGAGGCCCCGGAGCCGGGGAGCAGCGGTCACTCGGTATCAGCATATCCAATCGTCTCGAAGCCAAGGAAGTCCGGCGGGACACCACCGGTGAGCGCAGTGAACGGAATGTGCGTCTGATTGACCGGCTGAACCTAAGCACCAGCTACAATTTTGCCGCCGAGAATTTCAATCTCGCGGATCTTTCTGCGTCAATGACCTCTTCCTTCTTTCCCAATCTCAATCTCAACGCCAACGCCAATTTCAGTTTTTATGATACGGATGACGACGGTAACCGGATTGACCAATATTTATGGGAAGAGTCCGGGCGATTTTTGAGGATGACCCGTTTTACTTTTTCAGCGAGCACCAGTTTCAGCAGCAGCAGAGGCGGGCGAAGGGACGGCCAACGAACCGAATGGCATCACCCCGAGCACTATGATCCCTTCGACCAGGCCCGTTTTCATCCGATCGACCGTGCGATTCACGAGGGGCGGGTACAGCGTATCGATGTCCCATGGTCTTTCAGCGTCAACTTCAATTACCGGTGGCAGGAACTTCCCGGTGGTGATTCGCGTCAAAATGCCACGCTCAATGTAAGAAACATTCAGTTCCGGCTCACTCCGGAGTGGCAGGCAGGAACAAATATCGGGTATGATTTTGTCGAAAAAGAACTGACGCCTTCGAACTTCAGCATTACCAGAAACCTTCACTGCTGGGACCTGTCATTCCAGTGGAATCCGTTCGGCGATACCAAGTACTTCATGTTTCGCCTGACCGTCCGGGATTCTCAGATTCAGGGATTGCTGCAGAAACTGCCGGGGCTGAATAACCTTGAACGGACTTCCGGTCCAATCAACCGGTTCCCCCGCTGA
- a CDS encoding FtsB family cell division protein, with protein MNLRFLNPLRWKRPFLFGILILMLILWFGFFDTFSVWTRMQLNNEKKELIRETEQLQTEATEFREKMEALESDPDLLQTLAREEYGMRKPGEIIYRVQEK; from the coding sequence ATGAACCTCCGATTCCTGAATCCATTGCGCTGGAAACGTCCTTTTCTCTTCGGTATTCTGATACTGATGCTGATTCTCTGGTTCGGATTCTTTGACACATTCAGTGTATGGACACGGATGCAGCTGAATAATGAAAAAAAAGAACTTATCAGGGAAACCGAACAGCTTCAGACCGAAGCAACAGAATTCCGTGAAAAAATGGAAGCACTTGAGTCTGACCCGGACCTTCTCCAAACCCTTGCAAGGGAAGAGTACGGCATGAGAAAACCCGGTGAGATCATTTACCGGGTTCAGGAAAAATAG
- the coaD gene encoding pantetheine-phosphate adenylyltransferase gives MNVIYPGSFDPITYGHIDILERATHLFDKVMITIAVNTRKNSIFTPDERTGLIADSIAEKSWAGKVEIHQFTGLLVDFARKNNVRTLIRGVRQFSDYEYEFRMALMNRKLNKDIDTIFLMPREELTFVSGSLVREIAYWGGDLSHFVPGNVALALNKKYDGQS, from the coding sequence GTGAACGTTATTTATCCGGGTTCGTTTGATCCTATCACTTATGGCCATATTGATATTCTTGAACGGGCCACTCATTTGTTTGACAAGGTGATGATTACCATTGCCGTCAATACGCGAAAAAACTCCATATTCACTCCGGATGAACGCACCGGGCTCATAGCCGACAGTATTGCTGAAAAGTCATGGGCCGGTAAAGTAGAAATTCACCAGTTCACCGGACTGCTTGTCGACTTTGCCAGGAAGAATAATGTCCGAACCCTTATACGGGGTGTGCGTCAGTTTTCCGATTACGAATACGAATTCCGCATGGCGCTGATGAACAGAAAGCTGAACAAGGACATAGACACCATTTTCCTGATGCCAAGAGAGGAACTGACGTTTGTATCAGGGTCGCTTGTCCGCGAAATTGCTTACTGGGGTGGTGATTTAAGTCATTTTGTGCCGGGCAATGTCGCTCTGGCACTTAATAAAAAGTACGACGGACAATCGTAG
- a CDS encoding pyridoxal phosphate-dependent aminotransferase, whose product MIAQRVQAIAPSETMKISGRAKELQREGKSVISLSQGEPDFKTPPHICEAAIQAIKDGHHGYTVNTGNIELREAISDKLKSENGLDYTPDQIILSNGAKQSIGFSLLATVDPGNEVIIPAPYWVSYPEMVKLAEGKPVIVPTAFENDFKMTPDQLRNAITDKTRMLILCSPSNPTGSCYSADELKALADVLREYPDILVLSDEIYEYIVFDSEHVGIAQVAPDLKDRILVINGFSKGFAMTGWRLGYLASSAGIVKAVAKIQSQETSGPSSISQKAGEAAYTSPRDSVKEMVAAFRERRDYLVDALNSIDGVKCFLPGGAFYAFPDISSYLNSETPSGNRITNSTDLCMFLLEERGLAAVPGDAFGEPGGIRLSYAASMDHLHEAVKRLRDGLKALEKQS is encoded by the coding sequence ATGATCGCACAACGGGTGCAGGCCATAGCGCCATCGGAAACCATGAAAATATCAGGTCGCGCAAAAGAACTGCAGCGCGAGGGAAAATCGGTTATCTCTTTGAGTCAGGGCGAGCCGGATTTTAAAACCCCGCCGCATATATGCGAAGCGGCCATTCAGGCTATCAAAGACGGCCATCACGGTTACACAGTCAATACGGGAAATATTGAACTGCGTGAAGCAATTTCAGATAAGTTGAAATCAGAAAACGGACTTGATTACACTCCGGATCAGATCATCCTTTCCAATGGTGCCAAACAATCCATCGGATTCTCACTGCTCGCAACCGTGGATCCGGGTAATGAAGTAATTATTCCCGCACCCTACTGGGTATCCTATCCGGAAATGGTCAAACTTGCCGAAGGCAAACCGGTGATTGTACCAACAGCTTTTGAAAATGATTTCAAGATGACGCCGGACCAGCTCCGGAATGCCATCACGGATAAAACGCGCATGCTGATTCTCTGCTCGCCATCGAATCCTACCGGCAGCTGTTACAGTGCTGATGAGCTGAAAGCTCTTGCGGACGTTCTGCGTGAATATCCTGATATACTTGTGCTTTCTGACGAAATTTACGAATACATTGTATTTGACAGCGAGCACGTGGGCATTGCCCAGGTTGCACCGGATCTGAAAGACCGCATTCTGGTCATAAACGGGTTTTCCAAAGGTTTCGCCATGACAGGATGGCGGCTGGGTTATCTCGCCAGCTCCGCCGGCATCGTGAAAGCTGTTGCAAAAATTCAGAGTCAGGAAACATCCGGACCTTCTTCAATTTCACAAAAAGCCGGAGAAGCTGCCTACACCAGCCCGCGTGATTCCGTCAAGGAAATGGTTGCTGCTTTCAGGGAGCGGCGTGACTATCTGGTTGATGCTCTCAACAGCATTGACGGCGTGAAATGTTTTCTCCCGGGCGGAGCGTTTTATGCATTCCCTGATATTTCTTCTTACCTGAATTCCGAAACACCCTCAGGCAACCGTATCACGAACAGCACCGATCTTTGCATGTTTCTTCTGGAAGAGCGCGGACTGGCTGCCGTGCCCGGCGATGCCTTTGGAGAACCCGGCGGCATCCGTCTGTCCTATGCTGCTTCGATGGATCATTTGCATGAAGCCGTCAAACGGCTTCGGGACGGCCTGAAGGCACTTGAAAAGCAGTCGTAA
- a CDS encoding riboflavin synthase yields the protein MFNGIIEELGKVTTVKDIGGGKEIGISCKIADSLEVDNSLSVNGVCQTVVRQQPDHVAVQVVEETLRKTTLGDLEPGAEVNLERSLSLSQRIDGHIVQGHVDTTGKIEDIRKEGTNWLVTIGYDPGWKDLVVGRGSIAVDGISLTIAREEKQVFTIAIIPYTWDHTVLKSRKKGDRVNLEFDILGKYVLRYMQNREKGSGEGVTEQLLRDSGFTQQ from the coding sequence ATGTTTAACGGAATTATCGAAGAACTTGGAAAGGTAACTACGGTGAAAGATATCGGCGGAGGGAAAGAAATAGGTATTTCCTGCAAAATTGCGGATTCACTGGAAGTTGACAACAGTCTGTCGGTGAACGGTGTCTGCCAGACCGTGGTACGTCAGCAACCGGATCATGTCGCTGTCCAGGTGGTTGAGGAGACACTCCGTAAAACGACACTGGGTGATCTGGAGCCCGGAGCAGAAGTGAATTTAGAGCGTTCATTATCACTGTCTCAGCGAATAGACGGTCACATTGTGCAGGGCCACGTGGACACCACCGGGAAAATTGAGGATATCCGGAAAGAGGGAACGAACTGGTTGGTTACCATAGGATACGATCCCGGGTGGAAGGATCTGGTGGTAGGCCGGGGAAGCATTGCCGTCGACGGGATCAGTCTGACGATTGCAAGGGAAGAAAAGCAGGTCTTCACCATTGCCATCATTCCGTACACGTGGGATCATACGGTGCTGAAAAGCCGGAAAAAGGGTGACCGGGTTAATCTCGAGTTTGACATTCTTGGCAAATATGTGCTGCGCTACATGCAAAACAGAGAAAAAGGCAGCGGGGAAGGTGTGACCGAGCAACTGCTTCGTGATTCAGGTTTCACACAGCAGTGA
- a CDS encoding YraN family protein — protein MNNVELGKLGEDRAAAHLETGGYIILDRNYRFLKAEVDIVAATDREIVFVEVKTRRSRTFGEPEDSVDDAKKKQLFKVAEAWLHERRMEGSPVRFDVISIMNPGEKKEQVRHIEGAFWYL, from the coding sequence ATGAACAACGTTGAGCTCGGCAAACTGGGAGAAGACCGGGCTGCGGCGCATCTTGAAACCGGTGGCTATATTATTCTTGACCGGAATTACCGGTTTCTGAAAGCCGAGGTGGACATTGTAGCTGCCACCGACAGGGAAATTGTGTTTGTGGAAGTCAAAACCCGGCGATCCCGGACCTTCGGCGAACCCGAAGACAGTGTTGATGATGCCAAAAAAAAGCAGCTTTTCAAGGTTGCTGAAGCGTGGCTGCATGAACGCCGCATGGAAGGATCACCCGTTCGTTTCGATGTCATATCCATAATGAATCCGGGTGAAAAAAAAGAGCAGGTCCGGCATATTGAGGGTGCGTTCTGGTATCTTTAG
- a CDS encoding ROK family protein, producing the protein MLSIGIDLGGTNIKSALIHRDEGIIAQDSVPTDAGRGPDYVLDRIAESVQNTRNKATEDPVGIGIGSPGIISLDRTTVSNPPNLPGWDVVNVNEELKKRTGLDAVVENDANLMALGSSRYGEGQDLDSLIMLTLGTGVGGGIIINRELYRGATGAAAELGHVIINFDGPSSNSKAKGGVEAYIGQRFLIRNALPLIKKHPDNTLAKEYLDKPEALEPVHLSREADRGNNLAVQILSEAGRMLGYAIVNYIHILDIRNIIVSGGVAKAGDWILEPARAAARERLLPPYLEGFQLSYESLGNDAALLGAGSLAFELLANHR; encoded by the coding sequence ATGTTATCCATAGGTATTGATCTTGGCGGCACCAATATAAAATCTGCTCTAATACACCGTGATGAAGGGATTATAGCCCAGGATTCCGTCCCTACGGATGCCGGCCGCGGACCAGATTACGTTCTTGACCGTATTGCTGAGTCCGTTCAAAATACCCGGAATAAAGCCACGGAAGATCCGGTTGGTATCGGTATCGGATCACCGGGTATCATTTCCCTTGATCGTACCACAGTTTCTAATCCGCCCAACCTGCCGGGGTGGGATGTAGTAAACGTAAACGAAGAACTGAAAAAACGTACCGGACTGGATGCCGTCGTTGAAAACGATGCCAACCTGATGGCCCTGGGCTCTTCCCGTTATGGAGAAGGACAAGATCTTGACAGTCTTATCATGCTGACACTCGGAACCGGTGTCGGTGGCGGGATCATCATCAACCGGGAGCTCTACCGCGGTGCTACCGGAGCAGCAGCCGAACTGGGACACGTCATCATTAATTTTGACGGTCCATCTTCTAACAGCAAAGCAAAGGGTGGTGTCGAGGCCTACATCGGTCAGCGTTTCCTTATCCGCAACGCTTTGCCTCTCATCAAAAAGCACCCTGACAACACTCTGGCCAAAGAGTATCTCGACAAGCCGGAAGCGCTGGAGCCGGTTCACCTCAGCCGGGAAGCAGACCGGGGCAACAACCTTGCAGTTCAGATACTTTCTGAAGCCGGACGAATGCTCGGTTACGCCATCGTGAATTATATACATATACTTGATATACGCAACATCATCGTCAGTGGCGGCGTTGCCAAGGCAGGTGACTGGATCCTTGAACCTGCGCGGGCAGCGGCACGCGAACGGCTCCTGCCGCCATACCTGGAAGGTTTTCAACTGAGTTATGAATCGCTGGGCAATGACGCCGCACTCCTGGGCGCCGGCAGCCTTGCATTTGAGCTTCTCGCAAATCACCGCTAA
- the lhgO gene encoding L-2-hydroxyglutarate oxidase codes for MHKTGSNNEIVVDGPVIVGAGIVGLATAWHLLDNKLCDHVAVVDKAAGPAAHQTGHNSGVIHSGIYYRPDSKRASWCRDGKNRLVAFCRKHNLPFEMCGKVIVATRKSQTDQLHKLYERGKENKIEDIELLDARRLRSLEPGCSGAAAIRVGSAGITDFSLICQKLAELIRQNGGSIYLEKEVSDVAVQHDGLRLKLRSVNHPGGGESDLNARFLINCAGLQSDRIALMAGQDPGARIIPFRGEYYKIKSGKQHLVRNLIYPLPDERFPFLGVHCTRMINGEAECGPNAVFSLSREGYSRWDVNKKDLKDALTYNGFRKLAQKYWKTGLKEVQRSFSKRAFTRAVQELVPDLKKDDLVMTTPGIRATAIDPGGRIIDDFHMITGNRQLHVINAPSPAATAAFRIGEEIAKKMISSAS; via the coding sequence GTGCACAAGACCGGTTCAAACAATGAAATTGTGGTGGATGGCCCAGTTATCGTAGGAGCCGGTATCGTGGGCCTGGCCACAGCCTGGCATCTGCTTGATAACAAACTCTGTGACCATGTTGCGGTAGTGGACAAAGCAGCAGGTCCGGCCGCACATCAGACCGGACATAATTCCGGTGTCATTCATTCAGGCATTTATTACCGTCCGGATTCAAAGAGAGCTTCCTGGTGCCGTGACGGAAAGAACCGGCTGGTGGCCTTCTGCAGAAAGCACAACCTCCCCTTTGAGATGTGCGGCAAGGTCATAGTTGCCACCCGCAAGTCTCAGACTGATCAGCTTCATAAGCTGTATGAACGCGGCAAAGAAAACAAAATTGAAGATATTGAACTGCTGGATGCGCGCAGGCTGCGTTCGTTGGAGCCGGGTTGCAGCGGAGCAGCTGCCATCAGGGTGGGATCTGCAGGCATCACCGACTTCAGCCTAATATGTCAAAAACTGGCCGAATTGATTCGACAGAATGGAGGAAGTATTTATCTGGAAAAGGAAGTTTCGGATGTTGCTGTACAACATGACGGGCTTCGCCTGAAACTGCGTTCCGTCAATCATCCCGGTGGTGGTGAAAGTGATCTGAATGCCCGGTTTCTGATTAATTGTGCCGGCCTTCAGTCCGATCGGATCGCCCTTATGGCGGGACAGGATCCCGGGGCAAGAATCATACCTTTCCGGGGCGAATACTACAAAATCAAATCCGGGAAACAGCACCTTGTCCGCAATCTGATTTATCCCCTTCCGGATGAGCGGTTCCCCTTTCTTGGTGTCCATTGCACACGTATGATCAATGGAGAAGCCGAGTGCGGCCCCAATGCCGTTTTTTCACTTTCCCGTGAAGGGTATTCGCGGTGGGATGTTAACAAAAAAGATTTAAAAGATGCGCTCACCTACAACGGATTCCGCAAACTTGCCCAAAAATACTGGAAGACCGGCCTGAAAGAAGTGCAACGATCTTTCTCCAAAAGAGCATTCACCCGGGCAGTGCAGGAGCTGGTTCCCGATTTAAAAAAGGACGATCTGGTCATGACCACACCAGGAATTCGTGCAACAGCGATAGATCCCGGCGGCCGGATTATAGATGATTTTCACATGATAACCGGGAACAGACAACTGCATGTCATTAATGCACCGAGTCCGGCTGCCACAGCGGCATTTCGTATCGGTGAAGAGATTGCTAAAAAAATGATATCATCTGCATCATGA